CAAAACCATACCAAATGTTGATGGAGATGTCAGCACAGGCCAGCCGGGCCACCCCTATATGTTCACAGTATGTGTGAGGGATGATATGTGACCTGCAGAAGGGCAAACGCTTCACCAGGAAAACAACAGGCAGAACGACACTGAAGCTCCGAACAACAATGCCCACCATGATTTTGACAATTGTCCTAGGTGTCAAAACACTTGTGTATCTCAAAGGAGAACAAATGGCCATGTAACGATCAAACGCCATACCCAACAAAATGGCTGAGTCCAGAAAAAAACTGAAGTGAAGAAAGAACATTTGGGTAAGGCAGCCAGGAAAAGTAATTTTCTGAGCTTTCAACCAGAATATGCCGAGGGTTTTGGGCACACAAGTGGTACATAATATGAGGTCTGCAGAAGCCAacatggagagaaagaagaacatgGGCTCATGGAGGCTGTGGTCCATCGTGATGAGGTAAAGAAGGATACCGTTGCCTGCGAGGGCCACCAGGTAGATAACGAAGAAAGGAATCCCAATCCAGATGTGGAACTGCTCCAGCCCTGGGATCCCCATGAGCATGAAGGAGCCTGGATTGAAACTTGTTAAATTCAGTGTAGCCATCATGGTAATTGTAATtccttgaaaacaaaaat
The genomic region above belongs to Neovison vison isolate M4711 chromosome 7, ASM_NN_V1, whole genome shotgun sequence and contains:
- the LOC122914209 gene encoding olfactory receptor 52H1-like, which encodes MMATLNLTSFNPGSFMLMGIPGLEQFHIWIGIPFFVIYLVALAGNGILLYLITMDHSLHEPMFFFLSMLASADLILCTTCVPKTLGIFWLKAQKITFPGCLTQMFFLHFSFFLDSAILLGMAFDRYMAICSPLRYTSVLTPRTIVKIMVGIVVRSFSVVLPVVFLVKRLPFCRSHIIPHTYCEHIGVARLACADISINIWYGFAVPVMTVISDLILIGISYSLILHAVFHLPSRDAREKALSTCGSHVSVILIFYTPAIFSALTHRFGHNISLTFHIMFANLYVAIPPALNPIIYGVKTKQIRDKVTFLFFSKGMQ